A part of Octopus sinensis linkage group LG7, ASM634580v1, whole genome shotgun sequence genomic DNA contains:
- the LOC115214270 gene encoding zinc finger protein 665-like, with amino-acid sequence MEETLRSEGQAHVEIKSENKDISHETKLDVAKQFYTCDVCLLIFSDVESLTTHKLTHTDKKTHHCDICAKVFSDSSKLTRHKCTHTRVKPYCCDVCGKTFSRNDNLTRHKYIHSGKKPSRCEVCGKTFYTIENLTAHKRIHTEEKPYSCNICGEKFRESKVLSSHKRIHIDEKPYHCDVCGKKFSQNGYLNYHKLIHTGEKPYHCAICSKAFSRNDYLKRHLRIHTGIKPYECDICGKRFSGSGHLTCHKRTHTGKKPYQCDVCGKSFSASGNLSCHKRIHSEEKPYKCDVCDKSFSQSGHLSNHRNIHTGERPYQCDVCGKTFSVSGDLSRHKRIHSGIKPYQCDICGRAFYEMKSLISHKYNHMDEKPFSCDICFKTFSQNTYLKRHKRIHTAVKTRDSGMSNKELAASENLTSRDYIFTSEKLHQCDICGKIFSQKRYLVSHRDIHTCDKPYHCNVCGKSFSQNEYLTLHQRIHIERPYPCETCGKTFSTTKILTRHKRIHTGEKPYHCDICSKSFSRNEYLTLHKRIHTGEKPYSCDICGKAFSAKKILTRHKMYSHNRETMLL; translated from the coding sequence ATGGAGGAGACATTGAGGAGTGAGGGTCAGGCTCACGTTGAAATAAAATCTGAGAATAAAGATATATCTCATGAGACAAAGTTAGATGTAGCAAAACAGTTCTACACCTGTGATGTGTGTTTACTAATATTCTCTGATGTTGAAAGTTTGACTACTCACAAACTTACCCACACAGATAAAAAgacacatcactgtgatatctgtgccaAAGTATTCTCCGACAGTTCAAAATTAACTCGTCATAAATGTACTCACACAAGAGTGAAGCCATATTGCTGCGATGTCTGCGGCAAAACATTCTCTCGCAACGATAATCTGACacgtcataaatatatacactcaggCAAAAAACCGAGCCGCTGTGAagtctgtggtaaaacattttacacaATTGAAAATTTGACtgctcataaacgtattcatactgaggAGAAGCCATActcttgtaatatctgtggtgagAAGTTTCGTGAAAGTAAAGTATTAAGttctcataaacgtattcatatagATGAGAAACCGTACCACTGTGatgtgtgtggtaaaaagttctCTCAAAATGGCTATTTAAATTATCATAAACTCATtcacacgggagagaaaccataccactgtgctATCTGTAGCAAAGCATTTTCTCGGAATGATTATTTAAAGCGTCAcctacgtattcatactgggatAAAGCCATatgaatgtgatatctgtggtaaaagaTTCTCCGGAAGTGGACATCTGACATgtcataaacgtacacacacaggtaAGAAACCATAccaatgtgatgtctgtggtaaatcgttctcagCCAGTGGAAATTTATCTTGTCATAAGCGCATTCATTCAGAGGAGAAGCCATACAAATGTGatgtctgtgataaatcattctctcaaagtggacaTTTAAGTAATCACCGaaatattcacacaggagagagaccataccagtgtgatgtctgtgggaAAACCTTCTCAGTAAGTGGAGATTTGTCTCGTCATAAACGCATTCACAGTGGTATAAAACCttaccaatgtgatatctgtggtcgaGCATTTTACGAAATGAAATCATTAATTAGCCATAAATATAATCATATGGATGAGAAACCGTTCAGCTGTGATATCTGTTTTAAAACTTTCTCTCAGAATACTTATTTGAAACGTCACAAGCGCATTCACACAGCTGTAAAAACTCGTGATTCTGGCATGTCCAATAAAGAGCTCGCTGCAAGTGAAAATCTAACTTCTCGTGATTATATTTTCACTAGTGAGAAATTGcaccagtgtgatatctgtggtaaaatattttcacaaaagagATATTTAGTTAGTCACAGAGATATTCATACATGTGAtaaaccatatcattgtaatgtatgtggtaaatcattctctcagaacgaGTATTTGACTCTTCACCAACGCATACACATAGAAAGGCCATATCCATGTGAAacttgtggtaaaacattttctacAACTAAAATTCTAACCCGTCATAAACGTatccatactggagaaaaaccataccattgtgatatatgTAGTAAGTCATTCTCTCGAAACGAATATTTGACacttcacaaacgtattcacacaggagaaaaaccatattcttgtgatatttgtggtaaagcaTTCTCTGCAAAAAAAATCTTAACACGTCATAAAATGTATTCACACAACAGAGAAACCATGCTATTGTGA